One Legionellales bacterium genomic window carries:
- a CDS encoding DNA topoisomerase 3: MTTLYICEKPSQARDIARVVGAHERQEGYIQGDDIKVTWCLGHLLELAPPDSYCENIKPWRMDVLPILPKEWQLIPNKKTKSQLSIIKKLLKQSDCVIIATDADREGDVIGRELLDYFHYDGEVKRLWLSALDDSSIMKALSNIRSGDSTYPLYLAGLGRQRADWAIGMNMTMATSCLYGIRGQGVLSVGRVQTPALGLIVKRDLEIENFKPKDYFDLHALFNSANGEFNAKWIVPEDLSDEEGRCLNKSNVDTIINKLNGESGVVKHFSNIDKKTSPPTCFSLSGLQKLCSSKLGLTAKQTLQIAQSLYEKHKATTYPRTDSGYLPEEQFSDASNILETLSNTDESIKELINECDASLKSPTWNDKKVTAHHGIIPTNHSNIALSDMSEDEFKVYDLIRRYYIAQFLGNYEYQQRRVEVDCAGEVFKSSYNEPLKPGWKRALNIEQIEDGNEENGTTIPFLKEDQSVDLKSTDIKAKQTKPPSRFTEGTLISSMKNIAKFVNEPEMKKILRDTSGIGTEATRADIIEKLINRGFIERKKKQLISTKRGRSLIDIVPEQMKNPATTALWEQELDNIAEGKGELSEFLLDQEEVLEFMLEDLSSMRELKAKTFDTGVIHPCPKCKSPLIKRKGKNGYFWGCSRYPDCNTVMQDKKGKPQKKTDVAISDIECPNCKNGRLVRRKAKKKGYWWGCNQYPNCKASYVDGRGKPKLDTPQNKRANEEV, translated from the coding sequence ATGACAACATTGTATATTTGCGAAAAACCATCACAGGCTAGAGACATTGCAAGAGTGGTTGGTGCGCATGAACGTCAAGAAGGGTACATACAGGGTGATGACATAAAGGTCACATGGTGCTTGGGACATTTACTAGAGCTGGCTCCACCTGATAGCTACTGTGAAAACATTAAACCTTGGCGCATGGATGTGTTACCTATACTACCTAAGGAATGGCAGCTTATACCCAATAAAAAAACGAAATCTCAACTCAGCATTATTAAAAAACTATTAAAACAAAGTGATTGTGTCATTATTGCGACAGACGCGGATCGTGAAGGTGATGTCATTGGTCGAGAGTTGCTAGATTATTTTCATTACGATGGCGAAGTTAAACGATTATGGTTATCAGCTTTGGATGACAGCTCAATAATGAAAGCCTTATCAAATATTAGATCTGGTGATTCCACTTATCCACTCTATCTTGCAGGACTTGGGCGGCAACGTGCCGACTGGGCTATTGGCATGAATATGACCATGGCTACAAGCTGTCTATATGGCATAAGAGGTCAGGGTGTATTATCTGTCGGACGTGTTCAAACACCAGCACTTGGTTTAATTGTGAAAAGAGACTTGGAAATTGAAAATTTTAAACCAAAAGATTATTTTGACCTCCATGCACTGTTTAACTCAGCTAATGGTGAATTTAATGCAAAATGGATTGTGCCAGAAGATTTGTCTGATGAAGAAGGAAGGTGCCTCAATAAATCTAACGTCGATACCATAATCAACAAACTCAATGGGGAGAGTGGTGTTGTAAAGCATTTTAGTAATATAGACAAAAAGACGTCCCCACCAACCTGCTTTTCATTGTCAGGATTACAGAAACTATGTAGTAGCAAATTGGGTCTAACAGCAAAGCAAACACTGCAAATAGCCCAATCTCTATATGAAAAGCATAAGGCTACAACCTATCCAAGAACCGACTCAGGTTATTTACCAGAAGAACAATTTTCAGATGCGTCTAATATCTTGGAAACACTTTCCAATACTGATGAGTCCATCAAAGAATTAATTAATGAATGTGACGCATCACTCAAGTCTCCAACTTGGAATGACAAAAAGGTTACTGCTCACCATGGGATAATTCCTACTAATCATTCAAATATTGCACTGTCAGACATGAGCGAAGATGAGTTTAAGGTCTATGATTTAATACGACGTTATTATATTGCTCAGTTTTTGGGTAATTATGAATATCAGCAAAGGAGGGTAGAAGTTGACTGTGCTGGTGAGGTTTTTAAATCAAGTTACAACGAACCGCTTAAACCAGGATGGAAACGTGCTCTCAATATAGAACAAATTGAAGATGGAAATGAAGAAAATGGTACAACCATCCCATTCTTGAAAGAAGATCAATCCGTTGATTTAAAATCAACAGATATTAAAGCGAAGCAAACAAAACCACCCTCAAGGTTTACTGAGGGCACCCTGATATCATCCATGAAAAATATTGCAAAATTTGTCAATGAACCAGAGATGAAGAAAATATTGCGAGATACCTCCGGTATCGGCACGGAAGCCACTAGGGCAGATATTATAGAAAAACTTATCAATCGAGGATTTATTGAACGCAAGAAAAAGCAACTTATATCAACCAAGCGTGGCAGATCACTTATAGATATAGTGCCTGAACAAATGAAGAATCCTGCTACAACAGCATTGTGGGAACAAGAATTAGATAATATTGCTGAAGGGAAGGGCGAGTTAAGCGAGTTCTTACTTGACCAAGAAGAAGTACTAGAGTTTATGCTGGAAGACCTATCAAGCATGCGTGAATTGAAAGCAAAAACGTTTGATACCGGTGTTATTCATCCCTGTCCAAAATGTAAATCCCCTCTTATTAAGCGGAAAGGTAAAAATGGATATTTCTGGGGTTGCTCACGCTACCCTGACTGCAATACCGTCATGCAAGATAAAAAGGGGAAACCACAAAAGAAAACAGATGTTGCGATTTCAGACATTGAATGTCCAAACTGCAAAAATGGCAGACTAGTAAGACGTAAGGCAAAAAAGAAAGGATACTGGTGGGGTTGTAATCAATATCCTAATTGTAAAGCATCGTATGTAGATGGTCGAGGGAAACCTAAACTAGACACACCACAAAATAAGCGGGCTAATGAGGAAGTATAA
- a CDS encoding single-stranded DNA-binding protein, with the protein MALTNDVRLIGYCGTFPKVKTYKDGRKICRLPVYTEHWSYQTCDGQRQQIKELHWCVFFGRNAERAEQLLMKGSQIHIRGTIHYHKKAVADRVEVMPQILVDEFMISTKATVTKELYDYIFNEENTKKESQINNEKA; encoded by the coding sequence ATGGCACTAACTAACGACGTTAGATTGATAGGTTATTGTGGAACATTCCCCAAAGTTAAAACCTATAAGGATGGTCGAAAAATTTGTCGCTTACCCGTTTACACTGAACACTGGTCATATCAGACTTGTGATGGCCAACGACAACAGATAAAAGAACTTCACTGGTGTGTATTTTTTGGTAGAAATGCGGAGCGTGCTGAGCAGTTGTTAATGAAAGGATCACAGATACATATTCGCGGGACTATCCATTATCACAAAAAAGCTGTTGCTGATCGTGTTGAGGTCATGCCACAAATATTAGTAGATGAATTCATGATCAGCACTAAAGCAACGGTCACTAAAGAACTATATGATTATATTTTTAATGAAGAAAATACAAAGAAAGAATCTCAGATAAACAATGAAAAAGCCTAG
- the ssb gene encoding single-stranded DNA-binding protein — MYENTVKLVGFVGQVTNYNNEGKKPFTKLTLATTKSYTNMDGEKVEKTAWHTLRCFGKLAESVKTRVNKGSYLSVEGELEYDEWQTESGEKRTSTVISVKKLYLLIDPKQQAWKDGSNQS; from the coding sequence ATGTATGAAAACACAGTAAAACTTGTTGGTTTTGTTGGTCAAGTGACCAATTATAACAATGAAGGTAAAAAGCCGTTTACCAAATTAACTTTGGCAACTACTAAAAGCTATACCAATATGGATGGCGAAAAAGTAGAAAAAACGGCTTGGCACACATTACGATGCTTCGGAAAACTGGCTGAATCGGTTAAAACCCGGGTCAACAAGGGAAGCTATTTATCTGTTGAAGGAGAACTTGAATATGATGAATGGCAAACTGAATCTGGTGAAAAACGAACATCAACTGTAATCAGCGTCAAAAAACTTTACCTACTCATCGACCCCAAGCAACAAGCTTGGAAAGATGGGTCAAATCAGTCATAA